The following DNA comes from Halalkaliarchaeum sp. AArc-CO.
CTCGGGCGGAACGTTCCAGTCGGTCGTCAACTCGAGGAACTGCACCAGCATTCGAGCGGTGGCCCCCCAGACCGTGTACCCGTTCACGTGGAAAAAGTGGAGACAGACGTCGCCGTGGCGCGGATGTTCCCTGCGCTGTGACTCGTAGTTTCCGCGATCGGTGAGCCCCGCGACGGGAAGCGGGGCGATCTCGGCGACCTCGTATTCGTCGGGGTAGTACTCCCTGTCGGGGATCCTGGCGACGAACGGCCGGACGGCGTAGCCGCTCACCGTCTCGATGTCGTCGAGCCGGCCGACGACGGTCGGCTCCTCCGGCCGGAGGCCGATCTCCTCGCCGGCCTCCCGCAGGGCGGTCGCCCGAAGGCTCCCGTCGACGGGTTCGCGTCCGCCGCCGGGAAAGCTCATCTGGCCGGGATGCTCGCCGAGGTGTTCCGCCCGTTTGGTAAACAGGAGCCACGGCTCCCTGTCCCGACAGAACACCGGAACGAGAACGGCGGCCTCCCGTGCCGTCCCGTCGACTTCGACGGGCTCGTGACGGCTCACCTCCGCCAGATCCATACCCTCAGTTTGCGCCGGAATACAATAGCTCTGTGGGGCGTTCTCGTCCGGCGAAAGCCGACTGACACCGAACAGAGACCGAATCTCTGTCGGTCACTCCAGGGCGCGTTCGATGTCTGCGCGGACGTCGTCCGTGTCGACCCCGGCCCAGACGTCCACGTCGAAGCAGACGTCGAGCAGCGTTTCGAGCCGGTCGTCGTCGCCGTCGGCGGCTGCACGGGCGGCGTCCCGCCGGAGTCGCTCCTCGACTGCAGTGGCGACCGCTTCTCGGTCGATCGCTCGGTTCCCATCGATCTCGAGGATGTGTGGGAGGTCGGCGGCGCCGTCCGGGAGTCGCGGGAAGGCCGTCGGCCCGACTGCGAGACGCGACAGGCGGCGGTGTGGGTCCTGGTCGGCGCCGTTCGTCTGCTCGCGTTCGACAGAGACGAGGGCGAACTCCGAGATGGCGTCGTCTATCGCTCGCTCGACCGCGTCGCGGTCGATCGACTCCCCCCGCTTGAACGCGAGTTCGGCTGCTGCGTCCGCGAGTTCCTCCCGTCCCAGAACGGTGAACATGTCGACGACCCCCGCGAGGGCGTCCGGCTCGAGAAACGCCCGGTCGGCGTCGGTCGGTGCGCTGTCGTTGCTCACGTCCGGGCGGACGGCTGCCGCTGCCAAAACTGGTGCGGTCGCGAAAAGTGAAGATCGCCTCCGTCGCTTCAGCAGGTTCAGGGGAGTCGTCCGGCGCTTTCGAGCGCCGTCAGAACGATCAGGATCACCAGAAGCGCCGAGAGGAACCCACCGAAGACGGCGTCGTAGGTGAACCCTCGTTCCACGAGTGCGCCGACGACGGAGGCGCCGCCGGCCTGGGCCAGCATCATCGACGCCGAGTAGAACGCGTACGCGCTCGCCCGGGTGGCGTCCGGCAGCGTGTCGAGCAGATACGTGTCCATCGCGGGGAAAAGCGAGTGTATCACGAAGCCGACGACTGCGGAGACGGCGATGACGACGAACAGTCCGGACGTCATCGTCAACGCGAAGACGCTGACGAGAAACGCGGCGATGATACCCAGGATGTACGGCACGTGCGGCAGCCGATCGGCGAGCCGCCCGCTCACGAGGAACGCCGGAACGCCCGCGGCGAAAAGCACTGTGAGGAGGTTTCGCGCGACGGACTCCGGCAACCCCTTCGCGAGCATGTACTGCTCGTAGAAGTTGAACACGCCCTGCCAGACGAACCCGACCGTGCCCAGCATCGCGACGCCGGTGACGATGATCCGCCACTCCTGGCGGGCGGCACCGAAGAAGTCGCGATCCTTCGTTCCCGCTTCGGGGAGTTCGGTCCGCCGGGCGACCAGAAAGATCAGCGTCGTGATCGCCGCGGCGGCGATCCCCGTACCGTAGAAGACGAGCCGCCAGTCGTACACGACCGCGACGGAGACGATCGGTGCCGCGAGCACGGCGGCGAGTTGGCTCGCCATCCCGTGGATCCCCAGCACTCGTCCGACCCGATCGGGGAACAGCTCGGAGACGAACGGGTTCGCCGAGACGAAGTACGCGCCAGACGCCAGCCCCATCGCGAACGCACCGGCCATCAGTGCGGGGACGCTCGCGGCGCTCGCGATGAAAAACGACGCCGCCGTGAGCACCGTCCCCGCTCCCAGCACCACGTAGTGACGCGGCACCTTCGTCAGGAGGTAGCCGGTCGGGAGCCGGGGCGAGGCGCTGCCGACCCACGCCAGGGTGACGACGAGACCGATGGTGCCCTCCCTGACGCTGAAGACGTCCATGAACTCCCCGACCAGCGGCGCGAAGACGATCCGCGCGAAGTTGACGAGGAACACCAGGCCGCACAGCGTCCCGAACAGTCGAACGCGTGACACACCTGTCGTACCGTGCCGGTGGCTACAAACCTGTTGAATCCCGACAACCGAACAGGGTATTTAACAGCCCCGGCGTCGAAGCCCCCCACATGAAGTCGACGCGCAAAGGGCTCCGGGACGGGGAACTGTTCAAGGACAACTACGAACGGCTCAAGTGTGCAGACTGCGAGGAGGTGCTGGATCGGCGGGACGATCCCGACGAGCTGTTCGACGTCAGGACCTGTTCGGAGTGCGGGCGGGCCTGGAAGGACATTCGCTGAGCGCTCCGGTCCCCGACCGTCTCCCGTTTTCTCCGCCGTTTTCAGTCCGTCTCGGGTTCCGGATCCGTCCGGATCGTCCCGGTCGCCGCGTCGACGACGGCCGACGGCGACAGCGTCGTGTCCGTCCACGCCGGCAGGCGCGTGTCAGATCCCGGCGGACTGATGCTGTCGGCGTACGTTCGGCTCTGCTCGCGTTCGGCGTCGCGGTCGTACGATAGCCCGTTGAACCCGGCGTCGGCAGCGTACTGCTCGACGAGGCGATCGGCCGCATCGCGGTATGCCGACGCAAGCGTGGCGTAGTCGACGTCGACGCCGTGGTCCTCCAGGGTGCGAAACAGCGCCGTGCCCACCTCGCCTGCCATCGTCGACAGCCCGCGATCCCCGGTCACCGGATGGTGGTCGTGTCTGTGAAACCCCAGATCGACCTGAGCGCTGTGGCGCGTGCCGGCCGCGTCGAACACCTCGCCGAGCAGCCCGATTTCGAGTCCCCAGCGACGCTGGAGTCGCACCCGCCGGGCCAGGTCGGCGGTGAGGGCGACCTCGCCGGCGAGCGGATACCGGAACGCAGCGAGATATCGGACGAACGGGTGGTGGTGTCGCGTCTCGAGTGCCCTGATAAGGGGAGAGACGAACAGTCGGGTCAACCGTCCGTACAGCCGACCGTCCTCGACGCGTGCGTAGTAGCCTTTCGCGAACGCGTACCCTATCGAGAGCGGGAACAGAAGCCGGGGGACGTGTTCCCGGGTGTACGTCGTCGCGTCGGCGTCGTGGAGTACGACGTATTCGGCCCGGGAGGCCGCGACGCCGAGTCCGAGCCACACGTCCCGCCCCTTCCCGTGCTCCCCGTCGACACCGTGCTCTGCGAGCGTGGACTCGAGGGCGTCGGCGCCACACCACAGCACCGTCACCGACAGGTCGAACGACCGGACCCACGTCCGGAACCGCTCGACGACGCCGCCCGGCGCCCGCAACGGAACCACGACCTCGGCGGGGTCGATCGCCGACAGGGCCGCGAAGACGTGTTCGGGGGTCACCGACTCGATCCGGTCGCCGGCGATCGGGACGACGACGGCGGACTCTGCCACCGGCGCGTCGGGCGTCGAATCGGCGAGATCGTGCAGGGTTGTGACCCGTTCCTGTGTGTAGTCCATCAGTCGGTTCCTGCTCCCGGTTCTTCGAGTGCCGTGTTCGGATGCGTCCCCCCACCCGGATCGCGCTCCCCGAACTCGTGGCCGATCACCGCTGCGTCGCGGGTCTCGGCCACGTCGTGTGTTCGGACGACGTCCGCCCCCCGTTCGACGGCCATCGACGTCGCCGCCAGGCTCACCGGAAGCGCCTCCTCGGTCGATCGATCCGCGAGATGTCGGAGGAAGTTCTTGCGGTTGATCGACACCAGCATCGGTCGCTCGAGCCCCCGGAACTGTCGGAGACGGCGGAACGTCTCCCGGTCGTCCTCGATCGTCTTCTTCTCGCTCCAGCCGCCGAACGCGGGATCGACGATGGTCTTGTCGGTTAGCCCGTTCTGTTGTAACGCCTCGTACACCCGGTCGACGTAGTCGGCCTCTCTCGCCCACTCCGGCGACCGCGCACGCGCCCAGTCGACGTCGGTGACGGCCCCCGGACGGGCGAGGTCGGGGGGGCTCGCCATCTTGCAGACGGCGACGTCGTGTTCGCGACACACCGTCGGCATCTCCGGGTCGGCGAAGCCACAGACGTCGTTGACCATGTCGAACCCCCGATTCAGGGCGGCGTCGGCCACCTCGGCGTAGCGGGTCTCGATCGAGAAGACGGCGTCGCCGCTCACCGATTCGATCGCCTCGAGGGCGACGTCGAGCCGATCGAGTTCCTCCTTCGCCGTGAGAACGTCGAACCGCTTGTTCGCCGACTCGAGCCCCACGTCGACGATGTCGGCTCCCTCGTCGATCAGCTGTTCGTCCACGTACGTGGCCGCCTCCCCTGGATCGTCGTGAACGGAGGGGTCGTACGGCGACTCGTCGCTCACGTTCAACACGCCCATGATCCGCGGTGGATACCCGTCGCCGATCGGCAGTCCGGCCGCGTGGACCGTTCGCATGAGTGGTACGTGGTAACGAACGGATTAAGTGTTGACGATCCGGTGTATCCCGGCGGTCGGAAACACGCCGACGCGACCGGGGGTTTATCAGTGATGCCGAACCAGCCGGCCCCGGGTCATGTCGACACACGAAAACGGCTCGGGAAGCGTCGCCGAACGCGACCGGGCCGAGGCCGGGATCGACGAGTTGGCTGCCGAAATCGAGACACTGGAGTCCCGTGTGGCCGAACTCGAGGCGGCCACCGAGGCGCTTCGGGGGTACGCCGGGAGCGTTCGAAGCGTCAACCGGGCCGTCGAGCGCCGGGCGGATCGGGCCCTCGCGACCGTCGAACGGCTTCGACGCCGGCTCGACGGGGAACCGTCGGACGTCGACGTGGGAGCACCGACCGTCGCCGGCGAACCCGAGCCGATCGAGCGCCCCCGAACCGACCGAACCGACCGAACCGACCGAACCGACCGAACCGACCGAACCGACCGAACCGACCGAACCGACCGAACCGACCGAACCGGCGAGCCGTGATCCCGTGATCCGGCCCGCGGTTTCGATCGTGCTCGCGGTCGTGCTGGTAGGGGTCGCAACGGGGGCGCTTTCGGCCACGGAGACGGAACGCTCTGTGACGCACGTCGAGGGTGAGATCGACCGTCTCGAGCGCGCCGCCGCCGACCTCGTGGCGTCCTCGACGGCGGTAGCGGGGATCGACAGTGCCGGGCGAGTTCCGGTGACGGTGACAGTCCCGGACAGCGGGATCTCGAGCGCCCGGATCGACCGTGTTCGGCTCGGCTGTCCGGTTTCGGTTCCGTCCGAGGAGTGTCCGCCGTGGCAGGCGAGCTACCGCCTTCCGGACGGGACTGCCCGGCAGCTATCGGTCGACGGTCCTCGCCTCAGAACGGCCGATGGGCCGCTCGTGTTCGGTCCCGGAAAACACCGGCTGTCACTCGTGTACGTTCGGACCGAGGACGATCGGCCCGCCGTGATCGTCAGCCGTCGCGGCGCCTAGAGGTCCTCTTCGATGACCTCGCCGACCGCGAAGTTCGACTTCACCTCGGTCACTTCGATCTTGACGCGCTCGCCGACGTCGGCCCCGGGGACGATGATGACGTAGCCCCGTTCGACGCGGGCGATCCCGTCGCCTTGTTTGCCGAGATCCTCGATTTCGACGTACCGGATTTCGCCGGGTTCGACGGGCGGCTGCGGGCCGTCGTCGTGGTCGGCAGCCGCGGACTCGGACGGTTCGTCGGTTTCTGCCTGTCCGGCGATCAGCGCGACCCGGTAGGTCTCCCCCGCCGAGAGCGACCCGGTCTCGATCTCGCGACGGGGCACCTCGACGACGTAGCTGTCTCCCTTCTCGCGCAGTTCAGCACTGAACAGACAAAGCAGGTTATCGGAGATTTC
Coding sequences within:
- a CDS encoding CoA pyrophosphatase, which gives rise to MDLAEVSRHEPVEVDGTAREAAVLVPVFCRDREPWLLFTKRAEHLGEHPGQMSFPGGGREPVDGSLRATALREAGEEIGLRPEEPTVVGRLDDIETVSGYAVRPFVARIPDREYYPDEYEVAEIAPLPVAGLTDRGNYESQRREHPRHGDVCLHFFHVNGYTVWGATARMLVQFLELTTDWNVPPEPDHVVDEDAEYPV
- a CDS encoding MFS transporter codes for the protein MSRVRLFGTLCGLVFLVNFARIVFAPLVGEFMDVFSVREGTIGLVVTLAWVGSASPRLPTGYLLTKVPRHYVVLGAGTVLTAASFFIASAASVPALMAGAFAMGLASGAYFVSANPFVSELFPDRVGRVLGIHGMASQLAAVLAAPIVSVAVVYDWRLVFYGTGIAAAAITTLIFLVARRTELPEAGTKDRDFFGAARQEWRIIVTGVAMLGTVGFVWQGVFNFYEQYMLAKGLPESVARNLLTVLFAAGVPAFLVSGRLADRLPHVPYILGIIAAFLVSVFALTMTSGLFVVIAVSAVVGFVIHSLFPAMDTYLLDTLPDATRASAYAFYSASMMLAQAGGASVVGALVERGFTYDAVFGGFLSALLVILIVLTALESAGRLP
- a CDS encoding HVO_0758 family zinc finger protein, whose amino-acid sequence is MKSTRKGLRDGELFKDNYERLKCADCEEVLDRRDDPDELFDVRTCSECGRAWKDIR
- a CDS encoding glycosyl transferase family 2, with translation MDYTQERVTTLHDLADSTPDAPVAESAVVVPIAGDRIESVTPEHVFAALSAIDPAEVVVPLRAPGGVVERFRTWVRSFDLSVTVLWCGADALESTLAEHGVDGEHGKGRDVWLGLGVAASRAEYVVLHDADATTYTREHVPRLLFPLSIGYAFAKGYYARVEDGRLYGRLTRLFVSPLIRALETRHHHPFVRYLAAFRYPLAGEVALTADLARRVRLQRRWGLEIGLLGEVFDAAGTRHSAQVDLGFHRHDHHPVTGDRGLSTMAGEVGTALFRTLEDHGVDVDYATLASAYRDAADRLVEQYAADAGFNGLSYDRDAEREQSRTYADSISPPGSDTRLPAWTDTTLSPSAVVDAATGTIRTDPEPETD
- a CDS encoding TRAM domain-containing protein — its product is MEISDNLLCLFSAELREKGDSYVVEVPRREIETGSLSAGETYRVALIAGQAETDEPSESAAADHDDGPQPPVEPGEIRYVEIEDLGKQGDGIARVERGYVIIVPGADVGERVKIEVTEVKSNFAVGEVIEEDL